A stretch of the Mycobacteroides immunogenum genome encodes the following:
- a CDS encoding aldehyde dehydrogenase family protein, with amino-acid sequence MTTTSENLASDTAHDVRNPANGQVVGRVNWTDPGDIPGIVAQLAKAQPSWERLGPEGRGQVLARFAQWLIDNTPRIEAQLIAETGKSKIDGGIEIPSILAIIAYYAPRAAEFLAPETRPASSIAMNTKKITVHQRPRKVVGVVSPWNYPVALGYWDVVPALLAGCSVLLKPSERTPLSDELIANGWAEIGGPPVFEVVHGAREVGEALVDNVDFIQFTGSTATGKKIMERAARRLTPVSLELGGKDPMLVLPDADVKRAAHAAVWGSMFNAGQTCVSVERVYVHDSIYEQFVDLVVEEVRGLEIGAGLDHSVGAMIDENQLEVVDRHVRQAVSSGARALTGGARIPGHGTFYAPTVLVDVDHSMDCMREETFGPTLPIMRYSEESEAIALANDSEYGLSASVWSKDRRRAERVALQLDCGTVNINDVIMNLSCLTAPHGGWKGSGLGSRFGGADGLRKYCRTEAIVDTRVTLPSEPLWYSGPSWLAPVALKSLTKLSNKALRPFRR; translated from the coding sequence ATGACAACGACGTCTGAAAACCTTGCCAGCGATACCGCCCATGACGTGCGCAATCCCGCCAATGGGCAAGTCGTCGGCCGGGTGAACTGGACCGATCCGGGGGACATCCCGGGAATTGTCGCGCAGTTGGCGAAGGCGCAGCCGTCGTGGGAGCGACTCGGCCCGGAGGGACGCGGGCAAGTTCTGGCCCGATTCGCCCAGTGGCTGATCGACAACACCCCGCGCATCGAAGCCCAGCTGATCGCCGAGACCGGCAAGTCCAAGATCGACGGTGGCATCGAGATCCCGTCGATTCTGGCCATCATCGCGTACTACGCGCCCCGGGCCGCAGAGTTTCTGGCTCCGGAGACGCGGCCCGCGTCATCGATCGCGATGAACACCAAGAAGATCACCGTGCACCAACGCCCCCGCAAGGTCGTAGGCGTCGTCTCGCCGTGGAATTACCCTGTGGCACTCGGCTATTGGGATGTGGTCCCGGCGCTGCTGGCCGGCTGCTCGGTACTGTTGAAGCCCTCTGAGCGCACCCCGCTTTCCGATGAACTCATCGCCAACGGCTGGGCAGAGATCGGTGGGCCCCCGGTTTTCGAGGTGGTGCACGGTGCACGCGAGGTGGGCGAGGCGCTGGTGGACAACGTGGACTTCATCCAGTTCACCGGGTCAACGGCCACCGGCAAGAAGATCATGGAACGCGCCGCACGGCGCCTTACCCCGGTCAGCCTGGAGCTCGGCGGTAAGGATCCGATGCTGGTGCTGCCCGACGCCGACGTCAAGCGCGCCGCGCATGCCGCGGTGTGGGGCAGCATGTTCAACGCGGGGCAGACCTGCGTATCCGTCGAGCGGGTGTATGTGCACGACTCGATCTACGAGCAGTTCGTCGATCTGGTGGTCGAGGAGGTACGCGGCCTGGAAATCGGCGCGGGCCTGGATCACAGCGTGGGCGCGATGATCGACGAGAACCAGCTTGAAGTTGTGGACAGGCATGTGCGTCAGGCAGTTTCGTCCGGCGCGCGGGCGCTGACCGGTGGTGCGCGCATCCCGGGCCATGGCACGTTTTATGCGCCGACCGTGTTGGTGGACGTCGACCATTCCATGGACTGCATGCGGGAAGAGACCTTCGGCCCGACACTGCCGATCATGCGGTACTCGGAGGAATCCGAGGCCATCGCCCTGGCCAATGACAGCGAGTACGGGCTTTCGGCGAGTGTGTGGTCCAAGGATCGACGGCGTGCTGAACGTGTTGCGCTGCAACTTGATTGCGGCACCGTCAACATCAACGACGTGATCATGAATCTGTCCTGCCTGACCGCTCCGCATGGCGGTTGGAAGGGATCGGGGCTCGGGTCACGCTTCGGTGGCGCGGACGGACTGCGCAAGTACTGCCGTACCGAGGCCATCGTCGACACGAGAGTCACGCTGCCCAGCGAGCCGCTGTGGTACAGCGGCCCGAGCTGGTTGGCGCCGGTCGCGCTCAAGAGTCTGACCAAGCTCTCCAACAAAGCGCTGCGCCCGTTCCGTCGCTGA